The DNA segment tcgctcaatcactacgttCTCTCGTCATAAACATCGGAACCAAATATTcagaacccacaatcccgagcgaaggttggcgagctctttccagtgactttttcacgcccgcgcatttctccgcctcgcgctcctgcgtatttttgttcagatGTGTCTGTCGGTTAGATTCAGAAGTAAGGCAGCTGCAATGGCCGCTGCCAGTAATAAGCGTCgcttcggcggttcaggaagcccccccgaccccattctacagggggggggggaaattCCGAACGCATaggcagccggcggtggggccgagtgggtagggctggctgaacagcgccgacctgtgagcatgaaaagagtgatgaaaagatatagaaaggctcgaagacgctgaaatttaaattttgactgcacataacttcgcttgcacaaaacattttaaacaTTGTCACTGGAGGATATTCTTGTTCAAGCGCTGTCCTTTAAAGGGCTCGCTATAATgcacggggtgcaggaggcttttttcattaagactcaccggaaccggtcctgcgctgtagtgtagatcgaagaccattcggccaaacttatgtgacgctcaacacacgaaacagtgcgtcCATACTTAATTGTTCATGCTCTGCTCTAATTACCTCCAAacacggcgcaggagctcgagcgaaccctaccctctcacttcccacggcggcctgcccacggccagctgcgccggaccatacaacttcttgccaaccacttcagcatcgagataccgactggcagcgtctaccactacgacgtcgacatctcctcggaaactgccaaggagaccaaggttcctgagcagaaaaagtaccgatgcctcagtacaaagatcaacaggattgtcatcgagctcctagtaaagaagtaccggcaagacctggccaactgcatcccggctttcgatggccgcaagaacctgtacacgcgccgccagctcaacttccgcgagcggacattcacagtcgacctcgaggaagaccaaagatcccagaagtttataatcaagatccagtacgcggccacagtgaatctggacgccctgcatggcgtcttccaaaagcgcgtacaaactgtgccccaggaagtcctccaggccatagacatcgtcttgaggcacagcccctcgatcaaccttgcaccggttggacgctcgtttttcagaccgccgggacccaacgagtacaatgacctcggaggaggccgggaggtgtggtttggctactacacgagtgttcgacccgcccaatggaagcccatgcttaacgtcgacatgtcagcaacaacattctacgagtcgcttccactggtcgacttcatgtgcaggttcttaagcgacagccgtcgtgtgttgacgcccgcagacttccggtcattgcgcgacaaccagtacgtgcgcctgaatagggagctcaagggactccgtgtcaaagtgacgcaccttccgtacccgcgcaagtacaaagtggtcaagatcacgagagaacctgcgaaggaaatctattttgaatcagaaggtagtcagatctccgtcgccgactacttccagagccgctacaggcgcttgtcgtacccgaacttcccttgcgtgcagagtggcagcccgacgcatccggtctacattcctctggaggtgtgcgagctggccgaaggccagcactgtcggaagaagctcgacgcgagtcagaccgccgagatgatcaagcgcacggccaagccgccagccaagcgcttccagaagattcgtcagtctgtgcgcgacatggtcagcagctcggacaagtacctgcgagagttcggcgtcaagatcaacactgagcccactcaggttgtgggcagagtgctcgacccgccatctctggtatttgagaacaacaccatgtgcaagccgcgcgacggtacgtgggatctccgagggcagcgcttctacaaggcgatgtccatgacaaagtggattgttctcaacgtgagccgcttcgcgcacaaggattccctggaaaacttcatcaggatgctgatccgttcggccaagaactgggcatgcgcattgcgcagccgcttgcggtcatcacgttcgacacaacccgccagcccatgcggaccgttctcacggagcagcgcaagcagtacccgcagttggagatggttgtggcagtgataacaaaagccacgaactacgctgagatcaagcaggtggcagagactgagctctctctgcgcacacaatgcatcttggacaacaacgtggtccaaaagtgcaacgcagcgctcatccaaaacctgtgccagaacatcaacgccaagatgggcggtatcaacaatagtctcctgatgcaggagaagccgaagctgtttcataggcccgtgatcgtcattggagcagacgtgtcgcacccatcgcctggagacaaggtgaggccatccatcgccgcgtgcgtcggaagcctagacactgtaccgtccaagtttcacgccaccattcgggtacagattgaagactccaaggctaaggcgcgtgtggaaatcattagagacctgaaggacatgatcaaagaattgctactggctttccaccgcgccaccaggcacaagcccgagcggatcgtcttctacagggacggagtgagcgaggggcagttcttggaagtccgtaactatgaggtaagtaactgcgcctactactatactgtgcccactaaacgctcatcttgttaagacagtttttcccgcattcaatgtcactagtgtcattggataacctttgtctttggagaagccgactagctgtgcatatacgtaacgaca comes from the Amblyomma americanum isolate KBUSLIRL-KWMA chromosome 1, ASM5285725v1, whole genome shotgun sequence genome and includes:
- the LOC144125470 gene encoding protein argonaute-4-like translates to MLPCLHLLCQSCSEGAGAKRNHCPFHKEPFQEEDVVWSAFTRDSILGRKVRCWNAEHGCDAEVVASAMLEHFANACQFHVVRCPECSESVRHQDIAEHLAPVPSASGGNQATPPASSPAGPSWVSFAQALQQGAAASPQPRAVSGGPTTAADPSAHPTAQPSASRPSYGAAAAAGSAKVASSSPRPASAAAAVSGTQPAAAALPPSPPSTPPVAVTQQTPAAGDQATSGDDVRIKELERTLPSHFPRRPAHGQLRRTIQLLANHFSIEIPTGSVYHYDVDISSETAKETKVPEQKKYRCLSTKINRIVIELLVKKYRQDLANCIPAFDGRKNLYTRRQLNFRERTFTVDLEEDQRSQKFIIKIQYAATVNLDALHGVFQKRVQTVPQEVLQAIDIVLRHSPSINLAPVGRSFFRPPGPNEYNDLGGGREVWFGYYTSVRPAQWKPMLNVDMSATTFYESLPLVDFMCRFLSDSRRVLTPADFRSLRDNQYVRLNRELKGLRVKVTHLPYPRKYKVVKITREPAKEIYFESEGSQISVADYFQSRYRRLSYPNFPCVQSGSPTHPVYIPLEVCELAEGQHCRKKLDASQTAEMIKRTAKPPAKRFQKIRQSVRDMVSSSDKYLREFGVKINTEPTQVVGRVLDPPSLVFENNTMCKPRDGTWDLRGQRFYKAMSMTKWIVLNVSRFAHKDSLENFIRMLIRSAKNWACALRSRLRSSRSTQPASPCGPFSRSSASSTRSWRWLWQ